In Neofelis nebulosa isolate mNeoNeb1 chromosome 10, mNeoNeb1.pri, whole genome shotgun sequence, one DNA window encodes the following:
- the LOC131488477 gene encoding UPF0538 protein C2orf76-like has translation MTSGEVTIIVCLIHSFEHYNYKPVVYHGINLDQTVEKFIVFLSYDKLKVIHQAHKSNANKLVLNLETGRPLVKEGSILEAARISNETEIASFHEEDYENYKANPISS, from the exons ATGACTTCTGGAGAGGTGACCATTATAGtttgcctcattcattcatttgagcaTTATAATTACAAACCTGTAGTATATCATGGAATTAATTTGGACCAAACTGTAGAGAAAtttatagtatttcttt CATATGACAAACTGAAGGTAATTCATCAAGCTCATAAATCAAACGCAAATAAACTTGTGTTGAATTTGGAAACTGGCAGACCCCTGGTAAAAGAAGGTAGTATTCTGGAAGCTGCTAGAATCAGCAATGAAACTGAAATTGCATCCTTCCATGAAGAGGATTATGAGAACTACAAAGCTAATCCCATTTCATCCTAG